In Pseudomonas sp. MTM4, one genomic interval encodes:
- a CDS encoding GntR family transcriptional regulator produces the protein MALITEEFFVLNEGSSPTGPRKARSTGQILGTADKRDSIYERILNAVMEHRLMPGTKLVEEKLARVFEVNRTRVREVLARLAYEGVVITIPNRGAYVASPSVEEARHVFEARRILEPALIRTLVAKADGGAFKRLYDHVALERAAREDGDKRAVIRLSGEFHTLIAQMVGSPPLIRLMRELASLTCLIILLYDSPNVPACPNHEHSDIIAAMEEGNPDRAIALMLSHLNHVEATLDLSLPEDSEADLEAIFG, from the coding sequence ATGGCACTTATTACTGAGGAATTTTTCGTGCTTAACGAAGGAAGCTCGCCGACAGGCCCTCGCAAAGCTCGTAGCACGGGCCAGATTCTTGGTACTGCAGATAAGCGAGATAGCATTTACGAACGCATCCTTAATGCGGTGATGGAACACCGTTTAATGCCGGGTACTAAATTGGTTGAGGAAAAGCTTGCGCGCGTTTTCGAGGTGAATCGCACACGCGTACGCGAAGTACTGGCGCGACTCGCTTATGAGGGGGTAGTTATTACCATCCCCAACCGTGGGGCTTACGTTGCTAGCCCCTCCGTTGAGGAGGCCAGACACGTTTTTGAAGCGCGCCGCATTCTTGAGCCCGCTCTGATTCGTACGTTGGTTGCCAAGGCTGACGGCGGTGCATTCAAACGTCTGTATGACCATGTGGCCCTGGAACGGGCCGCCCGTGAGGATGGCGACAAGCGGGCAGTAATTCGCTTATCCGGGGAATTTCATACGCTGATCGCCCAAATGGTTGGTAGTCCGCCATTGATCAGGCTAATGCGTGAACTGGCGTCCCTGACATGCTTGATAATTTTGCTCTACGACTCACCCAACGTTCCGGCCTGTCCCAACCATGAGCACTCCGACATCATTGCAGCGATGGAAGAGGGTAATCCCGATAGAGCTATTGCATTGATGCTCAGCCATCTTAATCACGTTGAGGCTACGCTGGATCTTTCGCTTCCCGAGGACTCGGAGGCGGACCTCGAGGCGATCTTCGGCTGA
- a CDS encoding site-specific integrase — translation MSKRQSKTGVPHLVYQANTGFQYYLTFPKHFAANPKLPAQIRWSLSHDEALARDLARYLNASFEQFLAKATEHYVELFSDRLLADLQRFHLAVTEALKFADRVWKVRPSPMKLANQDLSAAHARMMKESAERVVLYSHEPGGEIFFALTPTPALVKALGVGFVRFDWPLGTSNQNVASDAARYIYAALDVLETVPPSPGRYSKESPAFAAMTLYEYLCHARPDQGRNLMHIPPALPQSRQALHFHLQQANAMHLKLRIIDRALLVQEESGLYVMLIELDPLCMKAHLREKKSFRIELLTSSIIIAVLMLTYTLQKVDKVLLRYFQEDDHEDPYAQAMQEIGDLVRRMLSSAATTEPMQTIPELNSPADAVAPPQDPGTLALLNALGSVLPDSQKARLETLFSQPSVNERIVSPACGPNAGLSLAALAKEYEERQIREGAWANPRTRITAKARLEGLCELLGGHRQVETLTRAEFNTLRDHLRSYPKNRHRLRATRNQPLSKIISDGKFEPINPRTAKKFFELARALVTYAHDQGHITENIAAGLAFSTKGAEAPRKRTYSPSQIEKLLHGPAYTLTQPPRWRLDDYKFWLPLLGLYTGARLSELCQLRLEDIRQELGVWIISINRTGSKQLKTSDSERLVPIHKQLIETGFLEYHQARLDIVEHDVKAPLFENIRVYGDLSPGHVASRWYLGSSQRSHGYLGLCGLGEEGLTYHGLRHTFINQFRRQNLDLAKAKALVGHADKSTTGGYGDCYPSDVLKDEIDKIDFGLGLDHIHYRHYQELKKAQGDFKVGRPVGTPFPNVRAPKRHWKSYA, via the coding sequence ATGTCCAAGCGTCAAAGCAAAACAGGTGTCCCTCACCTGGTCTATCAAGCCAACACCGGCTTCCAGTACTACCTCACATTCCCGAAGCACTTCGCAGCTAATCCGAAACTGCCTGCGCAAATCCGATGGTCGCTCAGCCACGACGAAGCGCTTGCACGTGACCTCGCAAGGTATTTGAACGCCTCTTTCGAGCAGTTTCTTGCGAAGGCGACCGAGCACTACGTCGAGCTCTTTTCTGACCGCCTGCTGGCTGACCTCCAAAGGTTTCACTTGGCGGTAACGGAAGCACTCAAATTCGCCGACCGAGTTTGGAAAGTACGCCCGTCGCCAATGAAGCTCGCGAACCAAGACCTATCGGCCGCCCACGCTCGCATGATGAAAGAGAGTGCCGAGCGTGTGGTGCTTTATAGCCATGAGCCAGGCGGCGAAATCTTCTTCGCCCTCACGCCAACACCCGCGTTGGTAAAAGCGCTTGGGGTCGGGTTCGTACGCTTTGACTGGCCGCTCGGAACCAGCAACCAGAACGTCGCCAGCGACGCTGCCCGGTACATTTACGCCGCCCTTGATGTGCTTGAGACTGTCCCACCCTCTCCAGGTCGGTATTCGAAAGAATCTCCTGCGTTTGCGGCGATGACGCTTTATGAATACCTGTGCCATGCCCGCCCAGACCAGGGTCGGAATCTCATGCACATCCCCCCAGCACTACCGCAGTCTCGGCAAGCTTTGCATTTTCATCTTCAGCAAGCCAACGCGATGCATTTGAAGCTACGCATCATCGATCGTGCGCTCTTGGTGCAGGAAGAGTCCGGGCTTTATGTGATGCTTATCGAACTCGATCCGCTGTGCATGAAAGCGCATCTGAGAGAAAAGAAAAGCTTTCGGATTGAGTTGCTCACCAGCTCGATCATCATTGCGGTCCTCATGCTGACGTATACGCTGCAGAAGGTTGATAAGGTGCTGTTGCGTTACTTTCAGGAAGACGATCACGAAGATCCTTACGCCCAGGCGATGCAGGAGATCGGTGACCTCGTTCGGCGGATGTTGAGCTCTGCTGCAACCACCGAGCCTATGCAGACGATTCCGGAGCTGAACTCACCGGCAGATGCTGTGGCACCGCCGCAGGATCCTGGCACGCTCGCGTTGCTGAATGCGCTCGGGAGCGTTCTGCCCGACTCGCAGAAAGCCAGGCTTGAAACCCTCTTTTCGCAGCCCTCTGTCAACGAACGCATCGTCTCGCCGGCGTGCGGTCCAAACGCAGGGTTAAGCCTCGCAGCTTTGGCAAAGGAATACGAAGAACGGCAAATTCGTGAAGGAGCCTGGGCTAACCCGCGGACTCGCATTACCGCAAAGGCCCGCCTGGAAGGCCTGTGCGAGCTGCTTGGCGGGCACCGGCAAGTCGAAACGCTAACTCGCGCTGAGTTCAACACGCTACGCGATCATCTGCGCAGCTATCCGAAGAACCGGCACCGCCTTCGCGCCACCCGTAACCAGCCGCTGAGTAAGATCATCAGCGACGGGAAATTTGAGCCGATCAACCCGCGCACTGCGAAAAAGTTCTTTGAGCTGGCAAGGGCGCTTGTCACCTACGCCCATGATCAAGGCCACATCACCGAAAACATCGCGGCCGGATTGGCATTCAGCACCAAAGGTGCCGAGGCCCCAAGGAAGCGCACCTATAGCCCAAGCCAGATCGAGAAACTTCTTCACGGCCCGGCCTACACACTGACCCAGCCGCCTCGCTGGCGTCTGGACGACTACAAGTTTTGGTTGCCGCTGCTTGGCCTCTATACCGGCGCGAGGCTCAGCGAGCTGTGCCAGCTTCGGCTGGAAGACATTCGGCAGGAGCTCGGCGTTTGGATCATCAGCATCAATCGGACTGGGTCGAAGCAGCTCAAAACGTCCGACTCTGAACGGCTAGTGCCCATACATAAACAGCTGATCGAAACAGGCTTCCTTGAGTATCACCAAGCGCGCTTGGACATAGTAGAGCACGATGTAAAAGCTCCCCTTTTTGAAAATATCCGTGTCTACGGTGATCTTTCTCCTGGGCACGTTGCGAGTCGTTGGTACCTGGGCTCAAGCCAGCGCAGTCATGGCTATTTGGGGCTCTGCGGCCTTGGAGAGGAGGGCCTGACGTATCACGGCCTGCGCCACACCTTTATTAACCAATTCCGCAGACAGAACCTGGACCTCGCGAAAGCTAAAGCACTCGTGGGTCACGCTGATAAAAGTACAACTGGCGGCTATGGCGACTGCTATCCGTCAGACGTCCTCAAGGACGAGATCGACAAAATCGATTTCGGGCTTGGCTTGGATCACATCCATTACCGGCACTATCAGGAGCTAAAAAAAGCACAAGGTGACTTCAAAGTCGGGCGGCCGGTGGGCACGCCATTTCCGAACGTGCGAGCCCCTAAACGCCACTGGAAATCGTACGCATAA
- a CDS encoding site-specific integrase, translating into MNVTSPISIPFYKGLSLIVEPGHEEHLRIALANISAVTDAINRFHSSPLLTEFMDTTLSRFLRENTYAGKSEHMLRARMEKLKVILTRDNPTRRVAELDRADVQRLKDQLPLLLKQNSASGSKGANLTTYYQLFNRMLDEALESKLITDAIKVATCSTKQAEVTKPFLDSNLIQMLAGWPYQKYLAGTLPKVYQDAKPYRFWLLPLGLYTGARLNELCQLRVHDVIRDLHGVELIDINDNGYNKSLKTGSSARQIPICTKLVEMGFINFVEERRQADGNDALLFGELSFDPKHLYSRDPSRFFCGPCTGTGYIGQHCPPAVNGGLNFKSLRRSFAVRLERSGISPSTIAHLLGHEGGAPEVTADHYLEKPLSLRLLEQMERGLTYNIQTDEIRWEHFKKLLNSQAGRGKRGRKSKLQLH; encoded by the coding sequence ATGAATGTAACGTCCCCTATCTCCATTCCTTTTTATAAGGGTCTGAGCCTGATCGTAGAGCCTGGCCATGAAGAGCACTTGCGAATCGCCTTGGCGAACATCTCCGCGGTAACGGACGCGATAAACCGCTTCCACTCTTCACCGTTACTTACCGAGTTCATGGACACTACGCTGTCCCGCTTCCTGCGAGAAAACACTTACGCAGGAAAGTCCGAGCATATGCTGCGGGCTCGAATGGAAAAGCTGAAGGTCATCCTGACCCGAGATAACCCTACACGCCGAGTCGCTGAGCTTGATCGAGCTGATGTGCAGCGTCTAAAGGATCAGCTGCCATTGTTACTGAAGCAGAACTCGGCTTCGGGAAGTAAAGGCGCAAACCTCACGACCTATTACCAGCTGTTCAATCGCATGCTGGACGAGGCGCTGGAGAGCAAGCTGATTACCGATGCGATCAAGGTTGCTACTTGCAGTACAAAACAGGCCGAGGTCACCAAGCCATTTCTAGATAGCAACCTGATTCAGATGCTCGCCGGCTGGCCTTACCAAAAGTACCTGGCAGGCACACTGCCCAAGGTCTACCAGGACGCCAAACCGTATCGGTTCTGGTTGCTTCCTCTCGGGCTCTACACCGGCGCGCGGCTCAATGAACTCTGCCAGCTTCGTGTGCATGATGTGATCCGGGATCTCCACGGCGTAGAACTCATCGACATAAACGATAACGGGTACAACAAGTCGCTGAAAACGGGCTCATCGGCACGGCAGATTCCGATCTGCACGAAGCTTGTGGAGATGGGTTTTATAAATTTCGTAGAGGAACGACGTCAGGCCGATGGCAACGATGCATTGCTTTTCGGCGAGCTGAGCTTCGATCCGAAGCACCTATACTCCCGCGATCCGAGTCGCTTTTTCTGCGGGCCATGTACGGGAACAGGCTATATTGGCCAGCATTGCCCACCGGCGGTTAATGGCGGGCTGAATTTTAAAAGTCTCCGTCGCTCGTTTGCCGTGCGACTGGAACGGTCAGGCATATCTCCATCCACGATCGCCCATCTGCTGGGCCATGAGGGCGGTGCTCCGGAGGTCACAGCAGACCACTACTTGGAAAAGCCGCTGAGTTTGAGATTACTGGAGCAGATGGAACGCGGCCTGACTTACAACATCCAGACCGACGAGATTCGCTGGGAGCATTTTAAAAAGCTGCTCAATAGCCAAGCGGGACGCGGAAAGCGCGGGAGGAAAAGTAAGCTGCAGCTTCACTAA
- the apbC gene encoding iron-sulfur cluster carrier protein ApbC — protein MTLHRFATFSIHLTQQAEHALSQWIEPCLGCDLISAGAIRELRSDGTHLHLHLHNELGFPAEGYRESLSRAVKALLLAHTNAASVEIEIEWAVSAASITRQTLPGVKHMIAVASGKGGVGKSTTAVNLALALAADGARVGMLDADLYGPSQPRLLGLSGLPDTRDGKLQPMIGHGVQCMSIGFLVDEESPVIWRGPMITQALTRLLQETHWENLDYLIVDLPPGTGDIHLTLAQRMPVSAALIVITPQDLALLDARKGLRMFEKVNVPVLGIIENMSLHVCSECGHEEHIFGSGGAQRMADQYGSELLGELPLDMRIRVGADDGVPVVIAEPTATLARTYQTIARRAAARLSLRAQHAASTVLPAVIEA, from the coding sequence ATGACACTTCACCGCTTTGCGACATTCAGCATCCATTTAACACAGCAGGCCGAACATGCCCTGTCCCAATGGATTGAACCCTGCCTCGGTTGCGACCTAATCAGTGCAGGAGCCATACGCGAGCTACGCAGCGACGGGACGCACCTGCACCTGCACCTGCATAACGAGCTGGGCTTTCCGGCAGAAGGCTACCGTGAGTCACTGAGCCGGGCGGTGAAGGCTCTGCTTCTGGCCCATACCAATGCGGCTTCGGTGGAGATAGAAATCGAATGGGCTGTCAGCGCGGCCTCGATCACCCGCCAGACCCTCCCGGGCGTCAAACACATGATCGCGGTCGCCTCGGGCAAGGGCGGCGTGGGCAAATCCACCACCGCGGTCAATCTGGCGCTGGCCCTGGCTGCCGACGGCGCCCGCGTCGGCATGCTCGATGCAGACCTCTATGGGCCCAGCCAACCGCGGCTACTGGGTCTTAGCGGTCTACCAGATACTCGCGACGGAAAGTTGCAACCCATGATCGGCCACGGTGTGCAATGCATGTCGATCGGCTTTCTCGTCGATGAGGAGTCGCCGGTCATCTGGCGAGGTCCGATGATCACCCAGGCATTGACCCGCCTGCTGCAGGAAACCCACTGGGAGAATCTCGACTACCTCATCGTCGACCTGCCGCCGGGCACCGGCGACATCCATCTGACCCTGGCGCAGCGGATGCCGGTATCCGCCGCGCTGATTGTTATTACGCCGCAGGACTTGGCGCTGTTGGATGCTCGCAAGGGGCTGCGCATGTTCGAGAAAGTCAACGTGCCGGTGCTCGGGATCATCGAGAACATGAGCCTGCATGTCTGCAGCGAGTGCGGTCATGAAGAGCACATCTTCGGCAGCGGTGGGGCACAACGCATGGCCGACCAGTACGGTAGCGAGCTACTTGGTGAATTGCCGCTGGATATGCGTATTCGCGTGGGCGCAGACGACGGCGTGCCGGTTGTCATCGCGGAACCGACGGCGACTCTGGCACGGACGTACCAGACGATCGCTCGGCGGGCGGCAGCACGGTTGTCGCTACGAGCGCAGCATGCGGCATCTACCGTATTGCCAGCAGTGATTGAAGCCTGA
- a CDS encoding AAA family ATPase, with protein sequence MRIINLKIENFRGVKSADLTFDGHTLLVGGNNVGKSTICEALDLVLSPDRLSRFPPVQEFDFYNASYLDADGTSRHS encoded by the coding sequence GTGCGCATTATCAATCTGAAGATTGAGAATTTTCGGGGTGTGAAGTCAGCGGATCTTACGTTTGACGGACATACCCTGCTGGTAGGGGGCAACAACGTCGGGAAGAGCACGATTTGCGAGGCTTTAGACCTTGTGCTCAGTCCAGATAGGCTTTCTCGCTTTCCCCCGGTTCAGGAGTTTGATTTTTACAATGCCTCGTACCTTGATGCTGACGGGACCAGTCGTCATTCTTAA